One Pirellulales bacterium genomic region harbors:
- a CDS encoding protein kinase, giving the protein MTERALSPPHAATPEPDLSGRRLGDYHILRRLGRGAMAEVYLAEQSSLGRQIALKILKRDLAADQSYVKRFQNEARAAAALVHANIVQIYEVGCQEGLHYIAQEYVPGLNLREYLLRRGVPELPVALAIFRQTCASLTKAADQGIVHRDIKPENILLSPQGDVKVADFGLARIVTGDQAAALNLTQIGVTMGTPLYMSPEQVEGRALDPRSDIYSLGVTMFHLLTGNPPFRGENALSVAVQHLKTPPERLETIRPDLPVGLCRIIHKMLAKNPDERYQSPRGVLLDLRALYRELDTTSWSEDWNEWNSTELTAISDARLAATQQLAEVMQTQAMLLKRENPRRWIVWVSGIALLAGMLGAYLTRERNLLDTPGRAERTVKLASAQEQLEYARMYESGANPQAWRDVIKYFPEDKTAVNNAKRQLAYLHLQANEWVLAQGYFHDLAAEPNDYDHYYGLAGEAIIAFNQNQQQPFTAAWVQLETFRKQLEEKNKEPLSKYISGGLDRMLNEIRAKLPNANE; this is encoded by the coding sequence ATGACCGAACGCGCCCTCTCTCCCCCCCATGCAGCCACGCCCGAGCCGGATCTCTCCGGCCGCCGCCTGGGCGATTATCACATCTTGCGTCGCCTGGGCAGGGGAGCCATGGCCGAAGTTTATCTGGCGGAGCAATCTTCCCTGGGTCGGCAGATCGCCCTGAAAATTCTCAAACGGGATCTCGCGGCGGATCAAAGTTATGTCAAACGCTTTCAAAACGAAGCCCGCGCCGCCGCCGCCCTGGTCCATGCCAATATCGTCCAAATCTACGAAGTCGGCTGCCAAGAGGGCTTGCATTATATCGCCCAGGAGTATGTGCCGGGGCTGAACCTGCGCGAATATTTGTTGCGGCGGGGAGTTCCCGAATTACCCGTGGCCCTGGCGATTTTTCGCCAGACCTGCGCCTCCCTTACCAAAGCCGCCGACCAGGGAATCGTCCATCGCGACATCAAGCCCGAAAATATCTTGCTATCTCCCCAGGGAGACGTCAAAGTCGCCGACTTTGGACTGGCGCGCATTGTGACCGGCGATCAGGCCGCCGCGCTCAATTTGACCCAGATCGGCGTTACCATGGGCACCCCCTTGTACATGAGCCCCGAACAGGTAGAGGGCCGCGCGCTCGACCCTCGCAGCGATATCTATTCGCTGGGCGTGACCATGTTTCATTTACTGACGGGCAACCCCCCGTTTCGCGGCGAAAACGCCCTAAGTGTCGCCGTTCAACACCTCAAGACCCCCCCCGAACGCCTGGAAACCATCCGCCCCGACCTGCCCGTCGGGTTGTGCCGCATCATTCACAAAATGCTGGCCAAAAACCCCGACGAACGCTACCAATCGCCGCGGGGGGTGCTGCTGGATTTGCGCGCGCTGTACCGCGAGTTGGACACGACCTCCTGGTCGGAGGATTGGAATGAATGGAATAGCACGGAATTAACCGCGATCTCCGACGCCCGCCTGGCCGCCACCCAGCAGTTGGCCGAAGTCATGCAAACCCAGGCAATGTTATTAAAGCGGGAAAATCCCCGCCGCTGGATCGTCTGGGTGAGCGGGATTGCGCTTTTAGCGGGCATGTTGGGAGCATATTTAACGCGCGAGCGGAACCTGCTGGACACGCCGGGCCGCGCCGAACGGACAGTAAAACTGGCGAGCGCGCAGGAACAGTTGGAATACGCCCGCATGTACGAAAGTGGCGCCAACCCCCAGGCGTGGCGGGATGTCATCAAGTATTTTCCCGAAGATAAAACCGCGGTTAATAACGCCAAGCGGCAGTTGGCCTACCTGCACCTGCAGGCCAACGAATGGGTCCTTGCCCAGGGCTATTTTCACGATCTGGCCGCCGAGCCCAATGATTACGATCACTACTACGGATTAGCGGGGGAGGCGATCATCGCCTTTAACCAAAACCAGCAGCAACCTTTCACCGCCGCTTGGGTGCAGCTAGAGACGTTTCGCAAACAACTCGAGGAAAAAAACAAAGAGCCCCTTTCAAAATACATTAGCGGCGGTCTGGACCGGATGCTTAACGAAATTCGCGCTAAATTGCCAAATGCGAACGAATAA
- a CDS encoding zinc-dependent alcohol dehydrogenase, with protein MKALCWHGTGDVRVDTVPDPTIEHPRDAIIKITASGICGSDLHLLNGFMPTMKSGDILGHEPMGEVVAVGAEIKNLRIGDRVVVPFTISCGDCYFCKKQLYSLCDTSNPNAEMARQVMGHSPAGLLGYSHMLGGFAGGQAEYLRVPYADIGPLKIESNLTDEQVLFLSDIFPTGYMAAENCDIEPGDTVAVWGCGPVAQFAIQSAWMFGAERVIAIDQVPERLALARSHGKAETIDFSQSNVYETLQELTNGRGPDRCIDAVGCEAHSAGSFDGILDTVKSAVYLTTDRAHVLRDAIRSCRKGGTISVPGAYVGQPDNFPMGPFMNKGLTMKAGQTHMQKYMRPLLDKIESGEIDPSFVITHRVDLEDAPAAYKLFRDKQEGCIKVVIKP; from the coding sequence ATGAAAGCCCTATGTTGGCACGGCACAGGAGACGTCAGAGTGGATACAGTCCCTGATCCTACAATTGAACATCCACGGGACGCCATCATCAAAATTACCGCCTCCGGCATCTGCGGTTCCGATTTACATTTGTTGAATGGATTTATGCCCACGATGAAGTCGGGGGATATCTTGGGCCACGAACCGATGGGGGAGGTGGTCGCCGTGGGGGCGGAGATCAAAAATTTGCGCATCGGAGATCGGGTGGTGGTACCCTTTACCATTTCTTGCGGGGATTGTTATTTTTGCAAGAAACAGCTTTATTCGCTGTGCGACACGTCCAATCCCAACGCGGAAATGGCACGTCAGGTGATGGGACATTCACCCGCTGGTTTGCTGGGATATTCCCACATGTTAGGGGGATTTGCGGGGGGGCAGGCCGAGTATTTACGCGTTCCCTACGCTGATATCGGTCCTCTCAAAATTGAATCCAACTTGACCGATGAGCAAGTCTTGTTCTTATCCGATATCTTTCCCACTGGTTATATGGCGGCGGAAAATTGCGATATTGAACCAGGCGATACCGTGGCGGTCTGGGGTTGTGGCCCCGTCGCCCAATTTGCCATCCAAAGCGCATGGATGTTTGGCGCCGAGAGAGTCATCGCCATTGACCAGGTGCCGGAACGTTTAGCCCTGGCTCGATCGCATGGCAAAGCGGAAACAATCGATTTCTCGCAAAGCAATGTCTACGAAACCCTGCAGGAATTAACAAATGGCCGCGGTCCCGATCGCTGCATAGACGCGGTGGGTTGCGAAGCCCATAGCGCCGGCAGCTTTGATGGCATCCTGGACACCGTGAAATCCGCGGTTTACTTAACCACGGACCGGGCCCACGTACTACGGGACGCGATTCGTAGTTGCCGCAAAGGAGGGACCATTTCGGTGCCGGGGGCATACGTCGGGCAACCGGATAATTTTCCCATGGGACCCTTTATGAATAAAGGGCTAACAATGAAAGCGGGTCAAACCCATATGCAAAAATATATGAGGCCCCTGCTGGATAAAATCGAATCCGGTGAAATTGATCCCTCTTTTGTGATTACCCATCGTGTGGATTTGGAAGACGCTCCTGCGGCGTATAAACTCTTTCGAGATAAACAGGAAGGCTGCATCAAAGTGGTTATCAAACCTTGA
- a CDS encoding pyridoxamine 5'-phosphate oxidase family protein — translation MSTDPRHIAKMVELIKATRMAMLITTCADGSLRGRPMATIETDFDGDLWFFTDKDEPKVQEILRHPLVNLSYADPKQQSYVSVSGEAGIVLDRAKIDQLWDPFFQAWFPQGKSDPQIALIKVAVNQAEYWETAPGPVVSLMGFVKAWTTGEAYQPGENEKVEVSA, via the coding sequence ATGTCCACAGATCCGCGGCATATTGCCAAAATGGTTGAATTGATCAAGGCGACTCGCATGGCGATGTTGATTACCACCTGCGCGGATGGGTCGCTGCGCGGGAGGCCGATGGCCACAATCGAGACGGATTTTGATGGTGACCTTTGGTTTTTTACGGATAAAGATGAGCCCAAGGTCCAAGAAATTTTACGGCATCCGCTGGTGAATTTGAGCTATGCCGATCCAAAACAACAGAGCTACGTGTCGGTGTCGGGCGAAGCTGGCATAGTTCTTGACCGGGCCAAGATAGATCAGTTATGGGATCCTTTTTTTCAAGCGTGGTTTCCGCAAGGCAAAAGCGATCCCCAAATCGCGCTTATCAAGGTCGCGGTTAATCAGGCTGAATATTGGGAAACCGCCCCCGGACCGGTGGTGAGTTTAATGGGATTTGTGAAAGCCTGGACCACGGGAGAAGCCTATCAGCCCGGGGAGAATGAGAAAGTGGAAGTTTCCGCTTAA
- a CDS encoding FAD-dependent oxidoreductase, producing the protein MSSAVIQQNSVWLNFNRQSFPQLNAPINVDVAIIGGGITGLTAGYLLTQAGKKVAILEKGQIGGAETGHTTAHLTLITDEPLANLVSNFGKRGAQLAWQGGKIAIDVIEAVVAQERLACDFKRVPNYVHASLVDNQDERGELRKFAELANELGFNGEFMEDVPLVHQPGVRFADQGLFHPIKYLDGVAGAITRQGGSIYEHSEVTQVHDDPLILIANGLEIRCQKMIVATHSPMQGVENLLSALILQTKVAAYNTYAVGGKISHQTLDAASFYDTSEPYNYLRVENDGTDSYAILGGMDHKTGQNDEEVDYHARLEELLTQLLPEVAIDHHWTGQVLEPLDGLPYIGPVNAEQFVATGYAGNGMTFGTLSGMMAADWFLGKNNPWEQLFQAERINVSTAWNYLVENKDYPWYLIKGFMSTPAAQSIQEILVGEGKILILNGERAAVYRQADGGVAACSAVCPHMGCVVRWNHEDTTWDCPCHGSRFNTEGMVLAGPAEKPLKPLMFQ; encoded by the coding sequence ATGTCATCTGCGGTGATACAACAGAATTCAGTCTGGCTAAATTTCAATCGCCAGTCCTTCCCGCAATTGAATGCGCCGATAAACGTGGATGTGGCCATTATTGGCGGGGGCATCACGGGGTTGACGGCGGGTTATTTGTTAACCCAAGCCGGTAAAAAAGTGGCCATCCTGGAAAAAGGACAAATCGGGGGCGCGGAGACGGGCCATACCACGGCCCATTTGACTCTTATCACCGACGAGCCGCTGGCCAATTTAGTGTCAAATTTTGGCAAACGGGGTGCGCAACTTGCCTGGCAGGGGGGAAAAATCGCGATTGACGTGATTGAGGCCGTCGTGGCCCAAGAGCGGTTGGCGTGCGATTTTAAACGAGTCCCTAACTATGTGCATGCGTCGCTGGTGGATAATCAGGATGAACGGGGTGAATTGCGGAAATTCGCGGAGCTGGCCAATGAATTGGGCTTTAACGGGGAATTTATGGAAGATGTGCCGCTGGTCCATCAACCGGGAGTCCGTTTTGCCGATCAAGGGTTGTTTCACCCTATCAAATACTTGGATGGAGTAGCTGGAGCCATCACGCGCCAAGGAGGCTCCATTTATGAACACAGCGAAGTCACCCAGGTCCATGACGACCCCTTAATTTTAATCGCCAATGGCCTGGAAATTCGCTGTCAAAAGATGATTGTGGCCACCCATTCACCAATGCAAGGGGTGGAAAACCTGCTCAGCGCGCTGATCTTGCAAACAAAAGTGGCGGCCTATAACACCTATGCCGTGGGGGGGAAGATTTCTCATCAAACCCTAGACGCCGCTAGTTTTTATGATACCAGCGAACCGTACAATTACTTGCGCGTGGAAAACGATGGAACCGACAGTTACGCCATTCTGGGGGGCATGGACCATAAAACGGGCCAAAATGACGAGGAAGTCGACTATCATGCCCGGTTAGAGGAATTATTGACTCAATTACTCCCCGAGGTGGCTATCGATCATCATTGGACAGGCCAGGTCTTGGAGCCCCTCGATGGGCTTCCGTATATAGGTCCCGTGAACGCGGAACAATTTGTGGCCACGGGTTATGCGGGAAACGGCATGACCTTTGGCACATTATCAGGCATGATGGCGGCCGATTGGTTCCTGGGAAAGAATAATCCCTGGGAACAACTCTTTCAGGCGGAACGGATAAATGTATCCACGGCGTGGAATTATCTGGTGGAAAACAAGGACTATCCTTGGTATCTCATCAAAGGATTCATGAGCACACCCGCCGCGCAGTCCATTCAGGAAATCCTGGTGGGAGAGGGAAAGATTTTAATCTTGAATGGAGAGAGGGCGGCCGTTTATCGCCAAGCGGACGGCGGGGTCGCCGCTTGTTCGGCGGTTTGCCCCCACATGGGCTGTGTGGTGCGTTGGAATCATGAAGACACTACGTGGGATTGCCCCTGTCATGGGTCGCGGTTCAACACGGAAGGAATGGTCTTGGCGGGTCCCGCCGAAAAACCGCTAAAACCTCTTATGTTTCAATGA
- a CDS encoding catalase has protein sequence METPQNPAPPIHKQGRGGELHQVAATQAGWLTTNHGLPVGDDQNSLKAGERGPTLLEDFHFREKITHFDHERIPERVVHARGYGAHGYFQAYPGNEELTRAHFLNDATAKTPVFCRFSTVVGSKGSFDTARDVRGFAVKFYTSEGNYDLVANNIPVFFIQDALKFPDLVHAVKPEPDRAFPQAQSAHDTFWDFVTLMPESMHMLVWLMSDRAIPRSFRMIQGFGVNTFRLINAQGESHLVKFHWRPKLGTVSLIWEEAMVISGADPDYHRRDLWNAIQNGDFPEYELSVQALDEKQAAQLDFDILDATKIIPEEIVPLRPLGKMVLDRMPHNFFAETEQVAFCPANLVPGIEFSDDPLLHGRLFSYLDTQLSRLGGPNFQELPINAPKCPWQNFQRDGHMRMRVDRGRVAYEPSSLDPTGPREAGEAGFQTHPLSVQGKKTRLRPESFADHYSQAKLFYNSLTEPEQRHVAGAFAFELGKVGVLSIRRKMLGHLKIIDQELYEQVADKLGMSGEGEDLQPVVSPRALPPSPALSQYAKPLESFAGRKIGILVTEGSDAKILAAIRQQAQREQVTVELVAPKAGGFHGNDEQHYPAEHFLTGAPSALFDAVILLPSAGGAEELADIPAAVDWLRMAFSHLKVIGWTESAKPLFTAANLHSKDDPGVIQLSSKTVPDFFNACRQHRIWERETDIRNRKMT, from the coding sequence ATGGAAACACCGCAAAACCCAGCCCCCCCGATTCATAAACAAGGCCGCGGGGGTGAATTGCACCAAGTGGCAGCGACGCAGGCAGGTTGGCTGACAACCAACCACGGATTGCCCGTGGGTGATGACCAAAATTCATTAAAAGCGGGTGAACGGGGACCGACCTTATTAGAAGATTTTCATTTCCGGGAGAAAATCACCCATTTTGACCATGAGCGCATTCCCGAACGCGTAGTGCATGCGCGGGGTTATGGAGCGCATGGTTACTTTCAAGCCTACCCCGGAAATGAAGAACTAACGCGCGCCCACTTTTTGAATGATGCAACGGCAAAAACACCGGTCTTTTGCCGGTTTTCCACCGTTGTCGGCAGCAAAGGTTCGTTTGATACCGCTCGCGACGTGCGGGGATTCGCTGTCAAATTTTATACCAGTGAGGGAAATTACGACCTGGTCGCCAATAACATTCCCGTGTTCTTTATTCAAGACGCCCTGAAATTTCCCGATTTGGTGCATGCCGTAAAACCAGAGCCCGATCGCGCGTTTCCCCAAGCCCAATCCGCCCACGACACTTTTTGGGATTTTGTGACCTTGATGCCGGAATCGATGCACATGCTGGTCTGGCTCATGTCGGATCGCGCGATACCCCGCTCGTTCCGGATGATCCAGGGTTTTGGGGTAAATACGTTTCGCCTGATCAATGCCCAGGGAGAATCGCATTTGGTGAAATTTCATTGGCGGCCAAAGTTGGGGACGGTTTCTCTGATTTGGGAAGAAGCGATGGTGATCTCGGGCGCGGATCCGGATTATCATCGGCGAGATTTATGGAACGCGATTCAAAATGGCGATTTCCCTGAATACGAACTTTCCGTGCAGGCCCTCGACGAAAAGCAGGCCGCACAGTTGGATTTTGACATTTTAGACGCGACGAAAATTATCCCCGAGGAAATCGTGCCCTTGCGACCCCTGGGCAAGATGGTACTAGACCGAATGCCGCATAACTTTTTTGCCGAAACCGAACAGGTCGCTTTTTGTCCGGCGAATCTCGTGCCGGGGATCGAATTTAGCGACGATCCATTGCTTCACGGACGGCTGTTTTCCTACTTGGACACGCAATTATCACGTTTAGGCGGGCCAAATTTTCAGGAATTGCCGATCAACGCCCCCAAATGTCCCTGGCAAAACTTTCAGCGGGATGGACATATGCGGATGCGGGTGGACCGGGGGCGCGTCGCTTATGAGCCGAGCTCGCTTGATCCGACCGGGCCACGGGAAGCCGGGGAAGCGGGTTTTCAGACCCATCCTCTTTCCGTGCAAGGCAAAAAAACGCGTCTGCGGCCGGAAAGTTTTGCGGATCACTATTCTCAGGCAAAGCTATTTTACAATTCCCTGACCGAACCCGAACAACGCCACGTGGCCGGAGCCTTTGCCTTTGAATTGGGCAAGGTCGGGGTGCTTTCCATTCGTCGCAAGATGCTGGGGCATTTAAAAATTATCGATCAAGAATTGTATGAGCAAGTGGCGGATAAGCTGGGCATGTCGGGAGAAGGAGAGGATCTACAACCGGTTGTATCCCCGCGGGCCTTGCCTCCTTCTCCGGCACTCAGCCAGTATGCCAAACCGCTGGAGTCATTTGCGGGCAGAAAAATTGGAATCTTAGTGACGGAGGGGTCCGACGCCAAGATTTTGGCGGCAATTCGCCAACAGGCCCAGCGCGAGCAAGTCACCGTGGAACTGGTGGCGCCCAAGGCGGGGGGCTTTCATGGCAATGACGAGCAACATTATCCCGCGGAGCATTTTCTGACGGGCGCGCCGTCCGCGTTGTTTGACGCGGTTATTCTCTTGCCAAGCGCGGGGGGAGCGGAAGAGTTAGCGGATATTCCCGCCGCGGTGGATTGGCTGCGCATGGCGTTTTCCCATTTAAAGGTGATCGGCTGGACGGAATCGGCCAAGCCGCTTTTTACCGCGGCAAATCTGCACAGCAAAGACGATCCGGGCGTGATCCAGCTTTCGTCCAAAACGGTGCCGGATTTTTTTAACGCTTGTCGGCAACATCGGATTTGGGAACGCGAGACCGACATTCGCAATCGTAAGATGACGTGA
- a CDS encoding Gfo/Idh/MocA family oxidoreductase: MKKSALPAPLRFAMVGLGHFAQAAVLPAFANTKKKAELKALVTGDPEKSAELSEKYQVPAVSYDSYESLLQSGDIDAVYVAVPNTLHREYTERAARQGMHVLCEKPLAYTTADARAMITACREANVRLMTAYRLHFEEGNLQAIAAVKGGEIGEPRLFIATHTMQVKEDNIRVDAELGGGPLEDIGIYCLNAARYLFQSEPEEVFAYACFGTDPRFVEVPESVCATLRFPQNRLATFLCGFGEAKSSEYRVLGTKGLIKVDPAFTWQGDIQLSVINGQQKTRKFKHRDQIAAEIIHFVDSVRNDQDPEPSGEEGLIDVNIIEALRHSYTTNQPVKLDHSQDKCYPDPSQSIHRPPSSNPELVNASSPGQ; encoded by the coding sequence ATGAAAAAATCCGCACTCCCCGCTCCTTTGCGCTTTGCCATGGTTGGGCTGGGCCACTTTGCCCAGGCAGCGGTGCTGCCCGCTTTTGCAAATACCAAGAAAAAAGCGGAGCTCAAAGCCTTGGTCACTGGTGATCCGGAAAAGTCCGCGGAATTGAGCGAAAAATACCAGGTGCCGGCTGTCTCTTATGACTCTTATGAAAGCCTGTTGCAAAGCGGCGATATCGACGCGGTCTACGTCGCCGTGCCTAATACGCTACACCGGGAATATACCGAACGCGCGGCCCGTCAAGGCATGCATGTTCTGTGCGAAAAGCCCTTGGCCTATACCACTGCGGATGCCAGGGCGATGATTACGGCATGCCGTGAGGCTAATGTGCGGTTGATGACAGCTTACCGATTGCATTTTGAAGAAGGAAATTTACAGGCTATTGCCGCCGTCAAGGGGGGAGAAATTGGCGAACCGCGGCTTTTTATTGCTACCCACACCATGCAGGTAAAAGAAGATAATATTCGCGTGGATGCCGAATTGGGGGGAGGTCCGCTGGAGGATATCGGCATTTATTGCCTCAATGCCGCGCGGTATTTATTTCAGTCGGAACCGGAAGAAGTTTTTGCGTATGCCTGCTTTGGCACCGATCCCCGGTTTGTGGAAGTTCCGGAGTCGGTCTGCGCCACTTTGCGATTTCCCCAAAATCGGCTGGCGACATTTCTATGTGGTTTTGGCGAAGCCAAATCCTCGGAATATCGCGTGTTAGGCACGAAGGGGTTGATCAAAGTGGATCCGGCCTTTACCTGGCAAGGTGATATCCAACTAAGCGTGATCAACGGCCAGCAAAAAACCCGCAAGTTCAAGCATCGTGATCAAATCGCGGCGGAGATCATACATTTTGTCGACTCCGTACGCAATGACCAGGACCCCGAGCCTTCGGGGGAAGAAGGCCTCATCGATGTAAACATTATCGAGGCCTTGCGACATTCCTATACCACGAATCAGCCGGTAAAATTAGATCACTCCCAAGATAAATGTTATCCTGATCCATCCCAGTCGATTCATCGTCCACCTTCTTCCAACCCCGAGTTGGTTAACGCCAGCTCTCCGGGCCAGTAA
- a CDS encoding sialate O-acetylesterase codes for MLKVRIFILVGWCLTMLGDSVLVAAVRLPRLLSEHAVLQRDKPIRIWGWADPGEEVTVSLADKSARVTTTAEGTWLLELPALSAGGPHELRVQGKNLLTVPDILIGEVWVCSGQSNMEWVVVKTKNEAVEKAAAKFDKMRLMTVPKLETAEPQADAQVEWRVCNPQTVSYFSGVAYFFGREIHQKLDVPVGLIVSAVGGTRIEPWTNREGVDLVPQLTGKDPPPDGQYLYNGMINPLHPLNIRGFIWYQGEGNVGDGMIYRYRMEALIRGWRKAWRDDELPFYYVQIAPLNWGGKPVDVHPQLWEAQTAALEIPHTGMAVTNDIAGHVGDAHPRNKKDVGIRLALWARTFTYGEKDLVYSGPLYQSHEVENNAIRLKFRHVHGGLTSRDGKPLTWFTIAGEDQKFHPATAEIDGETIVVKSDLVPRPVAVRFGWHQIAEPNLMNKEGLPAPSFRTDRWENSSGK; via the coding sequence ATGTTAAAAGTTCGAATTTTTATCTTGGTTGGTTGGTGCTTGACGATGCTCGGCGATTCCGTCCTTGTCGCCGCGGTTCGCCTGCCGCGGCTGTTAAGCGAGCATGCGGTATTACAACGTGACAAGCCGATCCGCATCTGGGGCTGGGCCGATCCCGGCGAAGAAGTAACGGTCTCCCTGGCGGATAAATCCGCCCGCGTTACTACAACCGCCGAGGGAACCTGGTTGCTTGAACTCCCCGCGCTTTCCGCTGGCGGGCCGCACGAACTGCGAGTCCAGGGAAAAAATCTGTTGACCGTGCCTGACATCCTGATCGGCGAGGTTTGGGTCTGCTCTGGCCAATCCAACATGGAATGGGTCGTGGTCAAAACTAAAAACGAAGCCGTGGAAAAAGCCGCGGCAAAATTTGACAAAATGCGGTTGATGACCGTTCCCAAGCTGGAAACAGCCGAACCCCAGGCTGACGCCCAGGTGGAATGGCGGGTCTGCAACCCCCAAACAGTCTCGTATTTTTCCGGTGTCGCCTACTTTTTTGGCCGGGAAATCCACCAAAAATTGGATGTTCCCGTGGGTCTGATTGTCTCCGCCGTGGGGGGAACGCGTATCGAACCTTGGACCAATCGGGAGGGTGTGGACTTGGTCCCTCAACTAACAGGCAAAGATCCGCCGCCGGACGGTCAATACTTGTACAATGGCATGATCAATCCGCTACACCCCTTGAACATCCGCGGATTTATCTGGTACCAGGGGGAAGGGAATGTCGGCGATGGCATGATCTATCGCTATCGCATGGAGGCTCTCATTCGGGGTTGGCGGAAAGCCTGGCGGGATGACGAACTGCCGTTTTACTATGTGCAGATTGCCCCGCTCAATTGGGGAGGAAAACCGGTCGATGTGCACCCCCAACTATGGGAGGCCCAAACCGCCGCCCTGGAAATTCCCCATACCGGAATGGCCGTGACCAACGATATCGCCGGGCATGTGGGAGACGCCCATCCCCGCAATAAAAAAGATGTCGGCATTCGGCTGGCACTCTGGGCCCGGACATTTACCTACGGTGAAAAGGATCTGGTGTACTCCGGCCCTTTGTATCAATCGCACGAAGTCGAAAACAACGCCATCCGCCTGAAATTTCGGCATGTCCACGGGGGCTTGACCAGTCGAGACGGAAAGCCGCTTACTTGGTTTACCATCGCCGGAGAGGATCAAAAATTTCATCCCGCGACTGCCGAAATCGACGGGGAAACAATCGTGGTCAAAAGCGACTTGGTGCCGCGCCCGGTGGCGGTCCGTTTTGGCTGGCACCAGATTGCCGAGCCGAACTTGATGAACAAAGAGGGACTTCCGGCCCCCAGCTTTCGCACCGATCGCTGGGAAAATAGCTCGGGGAAATAG
- a CDS encoding DUF5690 family protein: MPQVPREKRTLTRWLAQAGPLVLTPYAMALGFAVYFCMYAYRKPFTVATFPGIAPGWQDLTWKTLFVQSQLVGYICSKFLGMKFCAELTRPWRLAAMAGLISAAELALVLFALLPPDYKFLAMFLNGLPLGMIWGLVVLYLEGRQNSEVLLAALSTSYIVSSGWVKVAGAVAMSPSGGEFSEFWMPAVVGLWFFPLFVICAWLLDQLPEPTAADIAQRAARQPMNRDNRWGFLREFFSALGPLLLFFVLLTATRDFRDVFAVEIFTALGYGKTPAIFGGTETVVGLVVIICLGGLCLVRDNRWALLTALGMMLASALLVGGSGWLYQRGAISGLAWMITAGIGIYIAYVPFGSMLFDRLIAWTRYPGTAVYAIYVADFVGYCGSSGAQIIKDRYFSRVSHLEYCLTLGYLVAGTGVLGIGAGAWFLSRRQESAPASRNTEFQAV, encoded by the coding sequence ATGCCGCAAGTTCCCCGGGAAAAACGCACTCTCACCCGCTGGTTGGCGCAAGCCGGCCCCTTGGTGCTCACCCCGTATGCCATGGCATTAGGATTTGCGGTCTATTTTTGCATGTATGCCTATCGCAAACCGTTTACCGTGGCGACGTTTCCGGGGATAGCGCCGGGTTGGCAAGATCTCACCTGGAAAACCCTGTTTGTGCAAAGCCAATTGGTGGGCTATATCTGTTCCAAGTTTTTGGGGATGAAATTTTGCGCAGAACTGACCCGACCGTGGCGCTTGGCGGCCATGGCGGGCTTGATTAGCGCGGCGGAGTTGGCTTTGGTGCTGTTTGCCCTTTTACCCCCAGACTACAAGTTTTTGGCGATGTTTTTAAACGGCCTCCCGCTGGGGATGATCTGGGGACTTGTGGTTTTATACCTAGAGGGCAGGCAAAATTCCGAGGTATTGCTAGCGGCCCTGAGTACTTCTTATATTGTGTCCAGCGGCTGGGTGAAGGTCGCGGGGGCGGTGGCCATGAGTCCGTCAGGAGGGGAGTTTTCTGAATTTTGGATGCCCGCGGTCGTGGGGTTGTGGTTTTTTCCGTTGTTTGTCATTTGTGCGTGGCTGCTCGATCAGTTGCCCGAACCAACCGCGGCGGATATCGCCCAGCGCGCGGCGCGGCAGCCAATGAATCGGGATAACCGTTGGGGATTTTTGCGGGAATTTTTTAGCGCGTTAGGACCGCTGCTGTTATTTTTTGTGTTGTTGACCGCCACGCGAGATTTTAGGGATGTGTTTGCCGTCGAAATTTTTACCGCGCTCGGTTATGGCAAAACGCCCGCGATCTTTGGCGGAACAGAGACCGTGGTGGGGCTGGTGGTAATTATTTGCCTGGGGGGATTATGCCTGGTGCGCGATAATCGTTGGGCGTTGTTGACGGCGTTAGGGATGATGCTGGCCAGCGCCCTCCTGGTGGGGGGGAGTGGTTGGCTGTATCAGCGGGGGGCGATCTCGGGACTGGCCTGGATGATCACCGCGGGAATCGGCATTTATATCGCGTATGTCCCGTTTGGTTCGATGTTGTTTGATCGGCTGATCGCCTGGACGCGTTATCCCGGGACGGCGGTATACGCGATTTATGTGGCGGATTTTGTTGGGTACTGTGGTTCGAGCGGCGCGCAAATTATCAAGGACCGGTATTTTTCCCGGGTCAGCCATTTGGAATATTGTTTAACGCTGGGGTATTTGGTTGCGGGGACGGGGGTCTTGGGAATTGGGGCTGGTGCCTGGTTTTTATCTCGGCGTCAAGAGTCCGCGCCCGCATCCAGAAATACTGAATTTCAAGCGGTTTAA